In Glycine max cultivar Williams 82 chromosome 10, Glycine_max_v4.0, whole genome shotgun sequence, the DNA window AAAGACTATTAGAATATACACACTGTAATGGAGTAAGCATTGGCAGTATTTGGATGAGATAATCTCAATCTCCTTCCTTTTCATTTTGGAatgaaaaatagattatttaattatcaatggTTCTTATATACACTGATGACTTGaataatgtttcattatttattgTCCAGGCCTGAAATGCTTTCCTCAATTTTAATATTGATGAGGACTGTaggatgatttttttatgttataataTTTCCCTTGTTTTGCAATTATCAATGTCAAGTTTTCACATTTATCTAActctgttttatttatttatttttgtacataGAAAATTATTGCTTTAAAGGAAATTATTACTTATAcctattcaatttatttttatttttttgttgccaTCTCCAACATAGCTACGCCACCACATACAAACATGATTTGCTAGcaattttagtttatatgaAACATAGAAGGAGTGTCCGCAACATATATTAGATTAATTTTGAACAAAAGTCATTCAATCCAATCCTATTAATGTGTTATTTTAACATGCAATCACTTCAGTTTTAAATTGGATTTTTTATAAAGTAGTTAATTAAccttaaaaatgaatataataagAATCAATTCAAAAGATCAAATATCTAATTTCATATGTTAATTACTGTAAACctaaagataataatatatcTCAGATAGCATTGGTTGTTGGAAAGGACACAACTACCGAAATTTTGCCAAATTATTcatagatatttatttatttgtataatgCTGCCGAGGTCGAATCTGTGATTCAGAAGATGATGATTGTAAGGAAGTAGCATCAGGAAAGGTTCCTTTGCTTGCTCAAGGTACTAAAAAAACAAGAGTCAAAATTGATGGACTTCAAAAGCTACATGCATACTTGGATGAGTTAGCTAGCGATGACTATCAAGGAACTTAGTTGGAAGCAGTTAGATACATTGATTTGCTGTTTAAAGAGGTGATGGGCATTGATGTGGGATTGATTGTCGTTTAACTATCTGTTTCCTTTAAAATTTTGGCTTTGTAAACTTCGTTTATCACCTTAAACAGAGAACAAGGgaagtataattttttctttcggTTGTCTAGACCATATTTAAGTAACCTGAAAGTTGAGTGTGTTAAGATGAGATCTCTGTTGAGATTTTTTTGTGGATTATTTAATaatagattaattttaaatttttaaataatactactaattttgaaaattaataaaaatgtgaGGACTGAAATCTCTCGAATACTACATCATGGAAATCAAAAGTGCAAtgtaggaattaaaaaaaaaaaaaaaactataaactaggaAGATAAATTTGTTTACTAAACACTTCtatttcaatcaaataaaatataaattaatcaactaaagttataaattagttaaaagaatGATACTTACTAGTTAGTAACATTGAGAATTTTGACTTTTCTTTAACAGGTGTTTATTTAGAGTCAACAGAGAGTATTTTTTACAGTATTAACCCCGTACAAGTTGGTTTTGTACAAAGCTCACACTTAACCACTAGAGTCTAGAATTACGCATGGCAGCTTGGAATCCTCTTTTTCCATTGGGTTAGGATAGTTGAGTTGGGCCTTGTTAGTTATGGTCCATATTGGTCACCAACATTTGGgatatgctaggtgcacccagcaatattgctggtgcacccagcaattcaaTGAAAGGTCAATTTTGCCCTtcagttaaaaatataaaaagcatttcttttcttcccggaagcattctctctttttctcactgTGGCTCTTCCGCAAAAagcttcttctcttctctcttccccGACAAGCTTCTTCTCCGCGAGCTTCTCCGACAGCCCTTGGACCCATTTGCTTCGAGGTAGGTGGCCTTCTTCTTAGCTTTGGTTTTGTTATGCACTACATTAGGGTAGGTTAGTGTAACGTTAGGTTAgtggaaccttagggtagaagacgaaacctagggtagaagacgagagGGGAGAAGACGAGAGGACGCCGGAAAAAATGGCGGAAATCGCTGACGGAGGAGTCTTCCGGAAGACCCCttaggggttcttccggaagttccggaagaacgttttccggaaagtttccggaagaagtgttcttccggaagtaaccaaacgtcttccggaagaacacttcttccggaagacttcCGGAAAACGTCTTCCgggaactttccggaagaagtggttcatccggaagaattccggaagactcgcacttccggaagaagtttcaaacttccggaagacctttacggaagaacccttcttccggagtgtttccggaagaaccacttcttccggaagtggtttttttgttttttttgtgtgtttttttttttaaattttttttaaacagaaattgttttgttttttttaaatgaattattttatttattttggttattttgttttttagattttatgaacaatgaagtttgggtttttgatgtcatattttttttataatttaaattgtgtatttttactaaatattaatttgtaaattaatttttttttataaaagtagttgtgtttgtttttgtttattgtttttttttaaattagtgttttttctttaaaaatgaagttgtctatttttataattaaagttgtgtgttttggaagttttataaaaatactaattttttataattaattagtttattttattataaatgaagtattttatttactaaaaaaattgtggatgtttactaaataattttttttttacattagttgtttaattttttttaaaaattaagttgtggatgtttagtaatgaattatttttatattagttgtgtttttttttttttttataaatgaagttgtttaatttttttttaaaaaaattaagttgtgcatgtttattaataattttattttacattagttgttttttttttatataaatgaagttgtttatttttttttaaaaaaaattaagttgtgcatgtttattaataattttattttacattagttgttttttttatataaatgaagttgtttaatttttttttttaaaattaggtcgtgtatgtgtgaaaatgatttgatttaagttagtcttatttgtttataaataaagttgattttttataaagaaaattgtgtatattttgaccgaaaaaaaaacgtgttcgacatgatttacagatcatggccagaacacgaggtttaggtcgtgccataggtagatttgtaggcAGAGATAGAGCTGCTGGCGAGGATGCTGGCGATGTTcccgagaggcgtaggcctactgcctcagcccgtaggctacgcgttcatcagatgactacggagggacgtgatatggctgaggacgtcgctgacatgactgatgatgtccctgagcagcctacggaggcacctgagatgcgtgcggacgcacagggtgctgatagtggtgaggggtcagatggtgatgatgctgcagagggattccctggtggtccacgtgacccgtcagtgctcacatcatttgccgagcatgttgcacatgccgtgtggagtggacaggtattttaatttgttaattatttgtcattgtttatttatttgtttatgattaatttttttttaataattgtataatttgtacttcaaatcaggaacgtcctgatttgaagttagtgtcacatgggaggaagctgacactgattgggaggccagtgcctgagattgaaggcctggtggctgccacaggattaagtccactgatagattgttcagttattactggcgatcctggacttatagattgtacgtaccactcctttcacacccaattaacacaaatgaacttcttcctctgctaccggtctctgtgtcagatctcataatcactgcaacaaatccattttcatgggcaactgttcgagcccattgcaaaacatcatctcgagtagtgaatacctacaacgcaaccctaacacattaattttcgtacaaaccatcaattcaaccaatgactcaaattatctatgattacctgagatgtattaaaagcatttgaacaatcgacatgtcgttcattcactccacattcttcttgattatcataatcataatccatatcaacttcgtgtgacatcgcaaagtcatacctccattgatcttcgtccatcttaaggacatatgcatcatacacaagtacattcaaattatcatataaccacatccaaaaatttactacaccttaaataacaaacatattaataggacatatgcatcatacacgactatattaaaattatcactatattctaaatttataactacattatttacttaaactaaacttatcactataataaacaactaataaaacatttttgtaccattatacatttaagttacctaaatcatttaatattataccattatacctaattaaatcaataatccacaacatatataaaccagaaataaaaaaaaattataaaacagaaatatatataccattataaaacaaaaaaaattataatccacaatatatatcattatacctaattaaaccaataattcattattaactaacagaaatatatataaaacagaaattaaaaaaattataaaacagaaattaaaaaaattataaaacagaaattaataaattagtaataatttaacattccggaagaaggtcttccggaagtggTCATTCCGGACCTTCCTCCTTCTGtgcctaaaatttcttccggatacattttttactgtttttcttctctaaaagctAACCGGAAAACGAAATAAACGCGTACCTCCGACAAAATAGGAACAACAGCCACtaataaaacttcaaatacggaacacgggaccaccaaatcttcaaatacttCACTTCACTGAACCACCAACAGACTGCTGAAGGGACCACCACCGAAACAACagcaaacggaagaagaaacaaagcaaacggaagaagaaagaaagaaagcgcAGTAAAACACAGTCTGAAGacgttaatttaaagaaatttacacaagggcaaaatcgtcattacgtacgcattaaaaaaaaaaaaaacttccggaagaagcttcttccggaagtcttccggaagaagcttcttccggaagacactggaattcttccggaagaagcttcttccggaaacattccggatgacgttcttccggaagttgtCTGTGAGTTTTTCCGGAAGAATAATTGCTGAAGGGCAGTTTCGCCACTTCActgtttgctgggtgccccagcaataatgctgggtgcacgtagcaactcccCCAACATTTCCTAATCCAAACAAGAgtgctgctaggtgcacctagcattattgctggtgcacccagcaattaagAGGAAAAGACAAATGTACCCCTGggctaattaatttaaaaaaaaaactgttcatTTCTACCATTTTTGCTTCTTCGCCATTTCTGCTTCTTCTACTTCTTCCTCGCCATTCCTGCTTCTTCGTGACCTTCCAATCCTTCTTCTCCTCTCGAAAAAGCTTAGCTGCGTCTTCTTCGTGACCTTCGCTGGTCTTCTTTGTGACCTTCCAATCGCGTGCTTCGTTCGTCTTCTTCTTCGTGGGTGTTGACGGTGGTGTTGCTGCATCCTCGCGTCAGCATTGTCGAGGTAAGTTCCTCTTCGTCTTTGTCTCCGCCATGGGTGTTGACAGGGAAggttacggatcaacttgattcataagCTTTTCTGGATCAACATGATCCGAAaatcttacggatcaacttgattcgcaAGATTTGTAAACACAATTTCCGGATCAACATGATCCGAAAaattttacggatcaacttgatccggaaaTTGTGTTTACACCTTTTCTTtattacggatcaacttgatccgtaagtagTGTAGAACCAGCTTACGGATCATGTTGATCCGGAAGTTGTCTAGAATTGCATTTTTAAAATTGCTAACTCTgaattttgtgtgtttttgattCTGAAATTTGTAGCTTACTTCATCAAGGCTATTTCTTTAATACAAGGTCTTCGTTTGAACTCTGAACAAGGTGAATACTTTATATATTTgacgaatttttttttcaacgttTAGCATTACTTTGGTAGAATAGTAAATATTGGTTGTAATTTGGATCATTCTTATTAGATTGTTGTTACAATTTGTTTTGACCTTAGTCACAATTTGGTTGTAAATAATGACATGTTGAcatatagatagataaatagtattgattgattagcatgaattatgattatatatagatatatcctCTTTTAGGGAATTATCCAAATAGTATATATTGATTaacatgaattatgattatattgaCATGTAAATAGTCAATGTTACATTCAACCATGTTCTCCTCCAGTAACCAATAATTCAAGAAAACGACTTAAGACTTCACTCATCCACTGAAGCTTATGAGGGTACACGCAGATAAGCAACCAAGGTTTCAGCATCCCTTCTAAATTCCAATCACGCAGAGAAGCAACCAAGGACTAACTTACATAGATCTACATCTACTCAATTTCTACTAAAGAACAATCATATCCAAATAGTATATATTGATTAGCgtgaattatgattatattgaGATGTTGACACCTAGTGCTtgtatgaattatgattatagaTAAATAGTATTGATTGATTAGCATGAAttacttcatttaaaaaattccaaaagataCCTTGTGCTTGTATGAAATTATCCAAATATTCCAAACCATCAATACCTAGTGCTTGTATGAAATTATCCAAATATTTCAAACCATCAATACCTAGTGCTTGTATGAAATTATCCAAATATTCCAAACCATCAATACCTAGTGCTTGTATGACACCAACGtccttaattaatataaaaacactAATCCACATGGTTGGCCCtagaaatttttattactattgtGGCAGACTATTGTGGTTACACTAAtcctttaaatgatgattttaacaaattttgcattcctttatacttcaattcaggagcgtCCTGAATTGAAGCTATCATCTCATGGGAGGAAGGTCCACAGTTTAGGCAGGCCTGTCCCTGTCATTGAGGGACTTATTGCTGGTACAGGACTAAGTCCTCTGATCGCGTGTTCGGTAGACACCGGCGATCAGGGACTTTTGTCCGCGTTTGTGGAGCGGTGGCACCGGGAGACTTCTAGTTTCCATCTCCCGGTGGGAGAGCTCACCATCACGCTGGATGACGTCTCCTCGCTTCTCCATCTGCCTGTGATTGGAGACTTACACGCCTTTCAGCCCTTGCACGTGGACGATGTGGTTCAGATGCTGGTCGACTTATTGATTGTCTCTACAAAGTCTGCCAGGGCTGAGACAGCCCAGTGTCGTGGACCGTACGTACGCCTGCAGTGGGTACGTGATATATATGAGCGTCGATGCCAGACAGGTCATTGGACAGCTGCGGCTCGCGCATATCTTCTCCATCTTCTGGGTTGCATtctgtttgctaacaagagtgcaaccaatgTGCATGTTGTCTACTTGGAGGCCCTTCGTGACCTCAGTATGACAGAGAGGTACGCCTAGGGAGTGGCTGCTCTGGTTCATATGTACGACCAGCTGAACGATGCATCTATGAGCCACAGTCGACAGCTTGGCAGTTACATCACACTGCTGCAggtaacaaatatgtttttcattcattcaggctcaacaatgttcaactttaaattttgttacactttcattattaatgtttataattttaatgttacaTCTGTAGTGCTAGATTTACGAGCACTTTCCCTCGGTCGCGGAGTCCACCGCTGATCAGGACTACGACGAGGCTTCCTCGCGTGCGTGCAGGTGGATTGCGACGAAGAAGACCGTGAAGAGCATTCGCACGCCGGCGTACAAGGAGCACCTAGACCGACTCTGGATTCCGGATGTCTGTTGGATCCCTTATGGGGAGCATCGGGAGGTCCGGGACTTCCACGTTAGATCATGCTATTCCGGTCTCTTGCGTTGGGGGCCTATTGCTATTTATTATCGACCGGAGGGTCGTGCGGCAGTTTGGCTACACACAGACCATTCCTGCTCCTCCTGTCGATTCATGGGTCTCGTATGATGATATACAcgacaggtggatgcactacGAGGATCATATCGTTCCAGCAGGTGAGGTGTGCGTTGTGCTAGGGGTGTGTTCCAGTGACTACATGGACTGGTTCTTCTGCATCTCCCATCCTCTTATGACACCAGGCCACGCATCAGATCCTCTGCCTCATGGTCACGCCCCGCAGCCCCGAGTCGTCCATCAGGCCCCACAGACGGATATCCCTCACGTGCCGGAGCCAGGAGCATCGTCGACATCTGTGGAGGAGcctagacatgcagtggtaagtaatactaataatttacgtcatttacctcaatatttgcataataatttgtgtaatcagtttgttttgtatgtaaCAGGAAATTTGTGATGACATTGCTAAGAGGTTGGAGCGCCATCTGAGTCTAGGGGTGGTCACGCCTGGCTCATCGACACATGAGGTGATCGAAGAATGCCTCAGGTTGGCCAGGAGTGTGACACAGGACCATCTAGTATATGTTAGGTCTAGACGCAGGCGGCGCACAAATCAGGCGtagtttatttacatattttctaTTGATATTCCATGTATATACAGATATTGTACATGAACCCATTTCATGAGTagtgttggttttatttattttcattagtaatgttagttttatttatttccattgattgtgtattccatttgtgtctatatacacacgtgttattaaaatggtctagttaacttaattataatatatgtaaaatattataaatggtctagttaacttagtttaccaactaataaaaaataattttaaatataactttaaatataatttaaataaagaagttgaagggtgtagaaaaaaataaattaaacaaaaaatggacatcatgagtagaaaaaaattaaacaaaaaatggacataaaaaataaattaattataaaaataaaaaataaattagtgatgataatattaatttactaaaattattattatcttttatgtatttattgatttttattaatatgtataaaataaccttaaacaataattataatgggactgagtaagtattttaatatcttcttctaaacaaatttattctaaaaaaatatattaaaaaattaattatttataataaatcaatatttataaatatattataataaataaaataaataaatatattaaattatattataaataatgaaataaatatctttataaattttattataaaataaatatctttaaatatgttgtataattaataaattattatttttcctcttacggatcaagttgatccgtaagaggaaaaataagcaagggcaattttgccatttttttagaatgctgggtgcacctagcaacactctccAAACAAAGCAATAATGACTACAAGTGTAAGCGGAGTCGCGAGTTTGGGTTGAATTTGATCTAATCTATGATTCAacccaattaaatttaaatagattGATTTGGGttgattttctaaaagaaaaatgaaatctaacctaAATCAATCGGTTTATAAACGATTTGAGTTAGATTGAATCAACATatcaaaacatttaattttatttgttctttaaATGAATTAGACACAATTGTTTCttgtcaaattttttattaaaaagaatttttttttatgctacCACACTCCACTCCACTCCATTGATATAACACctcatttttcgtaaaataaataaaaagagttttatttaaaacttaataaagtttttataaattaaatacatgAGAGGAaatagtttttgttaattaaaataagggtctcatagtattagaaaataaatagagtaaaatgatattttagaaaataaaatgatgttttaattggttatttatttaataaaagagtaaaataaaattcattttttataaaataataaaacaaaaaaatagagtaaataataggatCAGAGTATTTTTACACTCTCTTTTCCACCCAAATTCATTCtcccttcttcctctcccaaaaccctatttttttccaaatacacccaaatagagagagaaatgtCCCTCGCTCGGAGATAGTGAAATTGAGGCTCTAAtccatttttcttctctctaacgcttagAAACCTTAATAGAACAActagaggaaaagcttgagaaaTCTTAGAAAACCACTAGAGACACCGCTATCGCTGTCAGACTAAACACGTGAGCCCACTTAGagataagggatgagtttatcgcaattggggttagaaggAACACAAAtaaggatccttagaggatcaaattgaggtttattttgggatgtttattttattgtaattctacctttatgattataatcacGAGATTGTTATGtctagaagcaagcttcatgatgatgaatcatgataatgaatcaagttgattcaagcagttttgataatgataaagatgatgacaaaaaggctaaagaatgatttcaagattgagtcaacaagttcaagatcaagattaatttcaagtttcatgagaagaaatcaagaagattcaagaatcgagagaagtttgatttcaagattcaagagaagatgaattcaagattcaagagaagaaatcaagaagacttcacaagggaagtattgaaaagatttttcaaaaaacaaacatagcacaattttgtttttcaaaagagtttttctcaaaattttctaagttaccagagtttttactctctggtaatcgattaccagtttcctgtaatcgattaccagtgacaaagtttgatttcaaaagcttttaactgaatttgcaacgttccaattgatttttaaatggtgtaattgattacaatatattgataatcaattaccagtgtatctgaacgttgaaattcaaattcaattgtgaagagttacatcttttcataaaagctttgtgtaatcgattacatggtcttggtaatcgattaccagtgacaagttttaaataaaaatcaagatatgtaactcttccaatggttttcaggtttttcttaaggttataactcttccaatagtttttcttgaccagacatgaagagtatataaaagcaagaccttgacttgcatttcaataacttttaagatatacttttacaacctttgaatctctttgaacatctttttgaacttcttcttcttcttcttcctttgccaaaatctttctgagttttctggtttccaaaccttgttctttcacagaaaaccaaagtgtgttatatcttttcattctcttctccctttgccaaaaagaatttgccaaggactaaccgcctgaattctttttgtgtctctcttctcccttttccaaaagaatgaaagactaaccgcctgaattcttttgtgtctcccttctcccttttcaaagaattcaaaacgacacagtctgagaattcttttgattcttccctttcccttaaacaaaagatttcaaaggactaacctcctgagatatcttttgtttcccctacACAaattttcaaaggactaaccgcctgagaacattgtcttaacacattggagggtacatcatttgtggtacaagtagagggtacatctacttggattgttgtaactgagaacaagagagggtacatctcttgtggatcagttcaagtggaggatacatctacttggttgttcaaagagaacaagggagggtacatcccttgtggatctttgcttgtaaaggtttttacaaggttgaaaataaatctcaaggaccgcaggtcgcttggggactggatataggcacgggttattgccgaaccagtgtaaaactcttgtgtttgtcttctttttccctgtactctttaatttccactgtgcactttaattatcgcttttacttttggttaagtttctatttttgttctttactttcttaacattatagtaaaagcctaactgaatttagtaacattaagaaggatagatttttaattagtaaaggttcattaataattaattcaacccctcccccttcttaattattccgaggccacttgatccaacattatGTTTGACGGCCTAATTGATGCCAtaatgcgaattggttgataaaattgagtgctcttagtgttttcgtgtttttgaacctatgattttaattcatttgatttgatatgattatgtgaacttGTTTGAGCAGTTTTACTCCCCGTGTTGTGAGAAGCATTTAATTTCCATATAATTCGTTTGTGTTTTGGAAAAGATTTACTAGATTAGCATGAGATTAGATTGTTGGAAATGTTCTTTGTCATGTTTTGGTCTCATAAGCTTATTACGTGTTGATGATTGtaacacatatatatgtatatgaattgttaaaataaattaggaattaatagttcaaataataaaattaaattaaagtaaattaatatattaagattcaACGATAAATACTTTCAatgcatttttagtttaattatttattaactttttttaattgaaaataatatatacatgttttatgccatgtaaatattaatattgtgtgatgtttatatgattcatgaggcgTGATAACATATTGTGTtgggattataacattgtgattgagattgtgtgtatgtgataaattgagtatgtgttgaattgtaagatacatgtgtattgagattttGTATGCATTGATTTGGgagctatgaactatacaatcacacgactgtaagaccctttaagggcgatgagtattgtgatgagatccactgtgggaacccgatgagttgaatcactttgaggcgcgacgagttaaaattattttgagaacaattgaggagtcatgtgttttgtgacaccctctaccccatacatatatgtactaataataaaagaaataagaaatcaaacttaattaaaagtttttaaaacacatttaaatacaagcctttcaaaaggataaaaggctcacatttacctttctaacatcataataaaacttgttcaaataaataataaattcacttcggctcaaaacaaggtcatctaaaacttcatacaattaatatagaacctataccctaatgtcacattctattagagcattgtgttctcgtgtcctctagcattaggttcttcatagtcatccacttattcatctgctcccacgaacacaaggttcgagatcatcacaaaatccaaacacaaataacacactgggagtgagttatcacattcctaactaatgaaGAGTAACGAGACAACATGTAGGTgtatatatcataaaaacaaaataaaacttacttaaacataactcacatcatttcaccactttgtcaCCCAACATCACATCATAACACAACACATCTCATTCATcttcacaacattcacgtactcaaggatcaacacacaatatcaccaagtcaatcaataccgatcaatacacaagcgttatgaaACATATACACTAacactcaatcctatatgcaatgtggtaccatgtcagtgaaaaatctcgtcgggcgcctaggagtacatgacaagacaaaccacacactagcaagtcaagtcactttcactaggtaatatcatagggagaccagtcaaggtcacaatgttttgcaagaatgctccaaccatgtgggatccgcacaggcttaaaggagcacttaaaccgggtgacccccaaggcctacactccgaagagtctgtcagggcctctccctcctaatttaggtccaacccaaaaaacattttagcacacagactttatctatgaactgtacaaacacacgactcctcaattattctcaaaatagttttaactcgtCGTCTtttaagggtcttagcattaactcgtcgtccTTAA includes these proteins:
- the LOC121172973 gene encoding protein MAIN-LIKE 1-like; the encoded protein is MTFFRKLSVSFSGRIIAEGQFRHFTERPELKLSSHGRKVHSLGRPVPVIEGLIAGTGLSPLIACSVDTGDQGLLSAFVERWHRETSSFHLPVGELTITLDDVSSLLHLPVIGDLHAFQPLHVDDVVQMLVDLLIVSTKSARAETAQCRGPYVRLQWVRDIYERRCQTGHWTAAARAYLLHLLGCILFANKSATNVHVVYLEALRDLSMTERYA